A region of Nocardioides alkalitolerans DNA encodes the following proteins:
- a CDS encoding DNA-3-methyladenine glycosylase encodes MSDLFDRLTGPVEQVAPSLLGCVLVTPEVRIRITEVEAYDGEHDPASHAWRGKTARNAAMFGPAGHAYVYFTYGMHHCLNVVTGVEGVASGTLVRAGEVVGGVETARVRRGGAPDRDLARGPARLCQALAVDRSFDGTPLFEEGSRIRLEEGDTPDPEMILSGPRVGVSREAERPWRFWIAGDPTVSVYRPAAPRRRTTR; translated from the coding sequence GTGAGCGACCTGTTCGACCGCCTGACCGGGCCGGTGGAGCAGGTCGCTCCGTCGTTGCTGGGGTGTGTGCTCGTGACGCCCGAGGTGCGGATCCGCATCACGGAGGTCGAGGCGTACGACGGGGAGCACGACCCCGCGTCCCACGCGTGGCGAGGCAAGACGGCGCGGAACGCCGCGATGTTCGGGCCGGCCGGGCACGCCTACGTGTACTTCACCTACGGCATGCACCACTGCCTCAACGTGGTGACCGGCGTGGAGGGGGTCGCGAGCGGGACGCTCGTGCGGGCCGGTGAGGTGGTCGGGGGAGTGGAGACCGCCCGGGTACGCCGCGGGGGAGCCCCCGATCGCGACCTCGCCCGGGGGCCGGCGCGCCTGTGCCAGGCCCTTGCCGTGGACCGATCGTTCGACGGCACCCCGCTGTTCGAGGAGGGGAGCCGGATCCGGCTCGAGGAGGGCGACACGCCCGATCCCGAAATGATTCTCAGCGGCCCACGGGTGGGCGTCAGCCGGGAGGCGGAGCGGCCCTGGAGGTTCTGGATCGCGGGGGATCCGACGGTCAGCGTCTACCGCCCGGCGGCGCCTCGGCGGCGCACAACCCGCTGA
- the argH gene encoding argininosuccinate lyase codes for MAEQRSEGPKDEATNTGKLWGGRFAGGPSPELEALSRSTHFDWRLTPYDLAGSRAHAGALHRAGLLTDADHAELVRGLDVLGERYAAGDLRPDPSDEDVHGALERLLLEEVGPDVGGRLRAGRSRNDQIATLFKMFLRDHARVVAGQVLDLVDAIAGQAEQHLGAIMPGRTHLQHAQPVLLSHHLLAHAWALLRDVDRLADWDARVAADSPYGSGALAGSSLGLDPAGVAAELGFTGSTANSIDGTAARDFVAELAFVGAMVGVDVSRLAEEVILWSTAEFRFVRLHDSWSTGSSIMPQKKNPDIAELARGKAGRLIGDLAGLLATLKALPLAYNRDLQEDKEPVFDTVDTLEVLLPAFTGMVATLGFDTERMAELAPQGFSLATDVAEWLVREGVPFRVAHEVAGECVRRCEAAGIDLPDLSDADLADIHPALHAGVREVLTIDGSVASRDGIGGTAPVRVTEQLGQVRDRATHLRERLA; via the coding sequence ATGGCGGAGCAGCGGTCCGAGGGGCCGAAGGACGAGGCGACCAACACGGGCAAGCTCTGGGGCGGCCGGTTCGCCGGCGGCCCGAGCCCGGAGCTCGAGGCGTTGTCGCGGTCGACGCACTTCGACTGGCGCCTGACCCCCTACGACCTCGCCGGGTCGCGGGCCCACGCCGGTGCGCTGCACCGCGCGGGTCTCCTCACCGACGCCGACCACGCCGAGCTGGTGCGCGGCCTGGACGTGCTGGGGGAGCGGTACGCCGCGGGGGACCTCCGTCCCGACCCCTCCGACGAGGACGTGCACGGTGCCCTCGAGCGGCTGCTGCTCGAGGAGGTCGGTCCCGACGTCGGTGGCCGCCTGCGGGCGGGTCGCTCGCGCAACGACCAGATCGCGACGCTGTTCAAGATGTTCCTGCGCGACCACGCGCGGGTCGTCGCGGGGCAGGTGCTCGACCTGGTCGACGCCATCGCGGGCCAGGCCGAGCAGCACCTCGGCGCGATCATGCCGGGGCGCACGCACCTGCAGCACGCGCAGCCCGTGCTGCTGAGCCACCACCTGCTCGCCCACGCCTGGGCCCTGCTGCGCGACGTGGACCGCCTCGCCGACTGGGACGCCCGGGTGGCCGCGGACTCGCCGTACGGCTCCGGCGCCCTGGCGGGCTCGAGCCTCGGCCTCGACCCCGCCGGGGTCGCCGCCGAGCTGGGGTTCACGGGCTCCACGGCGAACTCCATCGACGGTACGGCGGCCCGCGACTTCGTCGCCGAGCTCGCCTTCGTGGGAGCGATGGTGGGCGTGGACGTGAGCCGGTTGGCGGAGGAGGTCATCCTCTGGTCGACCGCGGAGTTCCGCTTCGTGCGGCTCCACGACTCGTGGTCGACCGGGTCGAGCATCATGCCCCAGAAGAAGAACCCCGACATCGCCGAGCTGGCACGCGGCAAGGCGGGGCGGTTGATCGGTGACCTGGCCGGCCTGCTCGCCACGCTGAAGGCGTTGCCGCTGGCCTACAACCGGGACCTCCAGGAGGACAAGGAGCCGGTGTTCGACACGGTCGACACCCTCGAGGTGCTGCTGCCCGCCTTCACGGGGATGGTCGCCACCCTCGGGTTCGATACCGAGCGGATGGCCGAGCTCGCTCCCCAGGGGTTCTCGCTCGCGACCGACGTCGCGGAGTGGCTGGTGCGGGAGGGCGTCCCCTTCCGGGTGGCGCACGAGGTGGCCGGCGAGTGCGTGCGCCGCTGCGAGGCGGCGGGCATCGACCTGCCCGACCTCAGCGACGCCGACCTCGCCGACATCCACCCGGCGTTGCACGCCGGCGTGCGGGAGGTGCTGACCATCGACGGCTCGGTCGCATCGAGGGACGGCATCGGGGGTACCGCGCCCGTGCGGGTCACCGAGCAGCTGGGCCAGGTGCGTGACCGCGCGACCCACCTGCGGGAGCGGTTGGCCTGA
- the argG gene encoding argininosuccinate synthase, with translation MSKVLTTLPAGERVGIAFSGGLDTSVAVAWMREKGAVPCTYTADIGQYDEPDIDGVPGRALAYGAELSRLVDCKTQLVEEGLAALACGAFHIRSAGRTYFNTTPLGRAVTGTQLVRAMHEDGVDIWGDGSTFKGNDIERFYRYGLLANPELRIYKPWLDAEFVTELGGRAEMSQWLSERDLPYRDSKEKAYSTDANIWGATHEAKTLEHLDVSLETVEPIMGVRFWDPAVDIATEDVTIAFEGGRPVAINGRRYDDAVALVHEANLIGGRHGLGMSDQIENRIIEAKSRGIYEAPALALLWIAYERLLNAIHNEDTVAQYHNEGRKLGRLLYEGRWLDPQALMVRESIQRWIASLVTGEVTLRLRRGEDYSILRTDGPAFSYHPDKLSMERTENAAFGPHDRIGQLTMRNLDIADSRWKLEAYAAQPLDQGQVLVENGTLFGEIETGGAERIADNPSVEGAEGEALDAAAMEFGTD, from the coding sequence GTGAGCAAGGTCCTGACCACCCTTCCCGCCGGCGAGCGCGTCGGCATCGCCTTCTCCGGCGGCCTGGACACCTCGGTGGCCGTCGCCTGGATGCGCGAGAAGGGCGCGGTCCCGTGCACCTACACCGCCGACATCGGGCAGTACGACGAGCCCGACATCGACGGGGTGCCGGGACGCGCACTGGCGTACGGCGCGGAGCTGTCCCGCCTCGTCGACTGCAAGACCCAGCTGGTGGAGGAGGGGCTCGCGGCACTCGCGTGCGGCGCGTTCCACATCCGCTCCGCGGGCCGCACCTACTTCAACACGACGCCGCTCGGCCGAGCCGTCACGGGCACGCAGCTCGTGCGGGCCATGCACGAGGACGGCGTGGACATCTGGGGTGACGGGTCGACCTTCAAGGGCAACGACATCGAGCGGTTCTACCGCTACGGCCTGCTGGCCAACCCGGAGCTGCGGATCTACAAGCCCTGGCTCGACGCGGAGTTCGTCACCGAGCTCGGCGGCCGCGCGGAGATGAGCCAGTGGCTGTCCGAGCGCGACCTGCCCTACCGCGACAGCAAGGAGAAGGCGTACTCCACCGACGCCAACATCTGGGGCGCCACCCACGAGGCGAAGACGCTCGAGCACCTCGACGTCTCGCTCGAGACCGTGGAGCCGATCATGGGCGTCCGGTTCTGGGACCCCGCCGTCGACATCGCCACGGAGGACGTCACCATCGCCTTCGAGGGCGGCCGTCCGGTCGCGATCAACGGACGGCGGTACGACGACGCCGTCGCCCTCGTCCACGAGGCGAACCTCATCGGTGGTCGCCACGGCCTCGGCATGTCCGACCAGATCGAGAACCGCATCATCGAGGCGAAGTCCCGGGGCATCTACGAGGCCCCGGCGCTGGCGCTGCTGTGGATCGCCTACGAGCGCCTGCTCAACGCGATCCACAACGAGGACACGGTCGCGCAGTACCACAACGAGGGCCGCAAGCTCGGCCGGCTGCTCTACGAGGGCCGCTGGCTCGACCCGCAGGCGCTCATGGTGCGGGAGTCCATCCAGCGCTGGATCGCCTCGCTCGTCACCGGCGAGGTCACCCTCCGCCTGCGCCGCGGCGAGGACTACTCGATCCTCCGCACCGACGGCCCCGCGTTCTCCTACCACCCGGACAAGCTGTCGATGGAGCGCACGGAGAACGCCGCGTTCGGTCCCCACGACCGCATCGGCCAGCTGACGATGCGCAACCTCGACATCGCGGACTCGCGCTGGAAGCTCGAGGCCTACGCGGCGCAGCCCCTCGACCAGGGCCAGGTGCTCGTCGAGAACGGCACGCTCTTCGGCGAGATCGAGACGGGCGGGGCGGAGCGCATCGCCGACAACCCGTCGGTCGAGGGCGCCGAGGGCGAGGCGCTGGACGCCGCCGCCATGGAGTTCGGGACGGACTGA
- a CDS encoding arginine repressor, translating to MSETAMTPLTKNARQRRITELLEQHEVRSQTELAELLAARGVHVTQATLSRDLVEIDAVKVRALSGAMVYAVPAEGGDRTPTHLRESVSASARLSKLCAELLVSSEAAGNLVVLRTPPGAAQYLANAIDKADPADVLGTIAGDDTVLVIGRDPARGDDLARRFTALADGHTGG from the coding sequence ATGAGCGAGACCGCGATGACACCGCTGACGAAGAACGCCCGCCAGCGCCGTATCACCGAGCTGCTCGAGCAGCACGAGGTGCGGTCGCAGACCGAGCTCGCCGAGCTGCTCGCGGCGCGCGGCGTCCACGTCACCCAGGCGACGCTCAGCCGCGACCTCGTCGAGATCGACGCCGTCAAGGTGCGGGCGCTGTCGGGGGCGATGGTCTACGCGGTGCCCGCCGAGGGGGGCGACCGCACCCCGACCCACCTGCGGGAGTCGGTGTCGGCGAGCGCCCGGCTCTCCAAGCTGTGCGCCGAGCTGCTCGTCAGCTCCGAGGCGGCCGGCAACCTCGTGGTGCTGCGCACGCCGCCCGGTGCGGCGCAGTACCTCGCGAACGCGATCGACAAGGCCGACCCCGCCGACGTGCTCGGCACCATCGCGGGCGACGACACCGTGCTCGTGATCGGGCGCGACCCCGCCCGGGGCGACGACCTCGCCCGACGATTCACGGCGCTGGCCGACGGTCACACCGGGGGCTGA